The DNA window GCTGCCCATCCCGAGATACTTCGATGTGCTCGGCGGCTACTTTGATCGTCTTGCAACCGAGATCGAACATGCGTCCTGACCTCGCCATCATCAGCGACCTGATCCACCCGGGCGCCCGGGTGCTCGATCTGGGTTGTGGAGAAGGCGAACTGCTCGCGCATCTCCAGGCCACCAAGTCGGTCAACGGCTATGGACTGGAGATAGATCCGGACAACATCACCACCTGCATCCGCAAGGGGGTGAACGTCATCGAGCAGAACCTCGACAGCGGTCTGGGCAATTTTTCAGATCAGAGCTTCGACATGGTCGTGATGACCGAAACACTGCAGTCGGTAAAAGCACCGGATATCCTGCTCGAAGAGATGCTTCGCATCGGCCGGGAATGCATCGTTACCTTTCCAAATTTCGGCTACTGGCGCTGCCGCCTCTACCTCGCATCAAACGGTCGCATGCCCGTTTCCGAACACCTGCCTCATGCCTGGTACAACACACCAA is part of the Pseudomonadales bacterium genome and encodes:
- the metW gene encoding methionine biosynthesis protein MetW, encoding MRPDLAIISDLIHPGARVLDLGCGEGELLAHLQATKSVNGYGLEIDPDNITTCIRKGVNVIEQNLDSGLGNFSDQSFDMVVMTETLQSVKAPDILLEEMLRIGRECIVTFPNFGYWRCRLYLASNGRMPVSEHLPHAWYNTPNIHLCTFKDFEQLCQERGFNIIERFVVDAAHINRGLINRFPNFFGTFAFYRLEKIRS